From the Xiphophorus maculatus strain JP 163 A chromosome 20, X_maculatus-5.0-male, whole genome shotgun sequence genome, one window contains:
- the LOC102227238 gene encoding retinol dehydrogenase 7-like, whose protein sequence is MFFEQFRGQKQTPEGNMNTQYIYELLGENASYYIAASFALLWILVWLYRDSLEIENLSDKYVFVTGCDTGFGNLLCKKLDRRGFRVLAGCLTEKGADNLKRVTGPHLKTVLLDVTSQSSIQAAMEWTKKEVGNRGLWGIVNNAGRSLPMGPSEWMRVEDFQSTLKVNINGVIAMTMTFLPLIKKARGRIVNVASVLGRVAANGGGYCISKFAVESFSDCLRRDISYFGIKVCIIEPGFFKTEVTNLDPIERELHRLWNQLSPEVKASYGEKYLDNYIKIQRLIMNAVCDSDLTKVTSCMEHSLTAAHPRTRYSAGWDAKLLWIPLSYMPSFVVDIGLKLVLPRPTKSV, encoded by the exons atGTTTTTTGAGCAGTTTCGAGgccaaaaacaaactcctgaaGGCAACATgaatacacagtatatatacgAACTTTTAGG agAAAATGCTTCGTACTACATTGCAGCTTCCTTTGCTTTGTTGTGGATTCTGGTGTGGCTGTACAGAGACAGCCTGGAGATAGAGAACCTTTCTGACAAGTATGTCTTCGTGACTGGCTGTGACACGGGGTTTGGCAACCTTCTGTGCAAGAAGCTCGACCGTAGAGGTTTTCGAGTTCTGGCTGGCTGTCTCACAGAGAAGGGAGCTGATAATTTGAAAAGAGTGACAGGGCCTCACCTTAAAACGGTCCTGCTGGATGTGACCAGTCAGAGCAGCATCCAGGCAGCTATGGAGTGGACCAAGAAGGAGGTTGGAAATAGAG gACTTTGGGGCATTGTGAACAATGCTGGACGTTCCTTACCCATGGGTCCTTCAGAGTGGATGCGAGTGGAAGATTTCCAAAGCACACTGAAAGTGAACATTAATGGCGTCATTGCCATGACTATGACCTTCCTGCCCCTCATTAAAAAGGCCCGTGGACGTATTGTAAATGTGGCATCTGTCCTCGGCAGGGTGGCTGCAAATGGTGGCGGATACTGCATCTCCAAGTTTGCAGTGGAGAGTTTCTCTGACTGCCTGAG GAGAGATATAAGTTACTTTGGAATCAAAGTGTGCATCATTGAGCCAGGGTTTTTCAAGACAGAAGTTACCAACCTTGATCCCATTGAGAGGGAGCTGCACCGTCTCTGGAATCAGCTCAGCCCCGAAGTAAAAGCAAGCTATGGAGAGAAGTACCTGGATAACT acaTCAAGATCCAGCGTTTGATCATGAATGCTGTATGTGACTCAGATCTCACCAAGGTGACTAGCTGCATGGAGCACTCTCTGACTGCGGCTCACCCACGCACTCGGTACAGCGCCGGCTGGGATGCTAAGCTTCTCTGGATCCCTCTCTCTTACATGCCTTCCTTTGTGGTTGATATTGGACTAAAGCTGGTGCTACCTCGTCCTACCAAGAGTGTGTAA
- the bloc1s1 gene encoding biogenesis of lysosome-related organelles complex 1 subunit 1, producing MLSRLLKEHQAKQNERKELQEKRRREAIAAATCLTEALVDHLNVGVAQAYVNQRKLDHEVKTLQVQANQFSKQTAQWISMVEGFNQALKEIGDVENWARSIEMDMRTIATALEYVHKGQLQSTCS from the exons ATGTTGTCTCGCCTTCTGAAGGAGCATCAAGCGAAGCAAAATGAGCGGAAGGAGCTGCAGG AGAAACGCAGACGTGAAGCaattgctgctgccacctgTCTAACTGAAGCCCTGGTAGATCACCTGAACGTTGG tgttGCTCAAGCATATGTAAACCAACGCAAACTGGACCATGAAGTTAAGACACTCCAAGTGCAGGCAAACCAATTCTCCAAGCAAACAGCTCAGTGGATCAGCATGGTGGAGGGATTCAATCAGGCATTGAAA GAAATTGGAGATGTTGAAAACTGGGCCCGCAGCATCGAGATGGACATGAGAACAATTGCCACAGCTCTGGAGTACGTACACAAGGGGCAGCTTCAGTCTACGTGCTCATAA
- the LOC102222761 gene encoding E3 ubiquitin-protein ligase Itchy-like isoform X2, which yields MKAQLQVTVLSAKLKENKKNWFGPSPYVEVAVDGQSKRTEKCNNTHSPKWKQALTVIVTPVSKLIFRVWSHQTLKSDILLGMATLDIGTVLKANDLKLCEVVQTLQLSFDRDPQDIVGDLSICLDGMQVDPEAFALAEREQAPLTNGNATQNGNTSNRSSRDTSPSSDSDDWVIVPNGLTVSDRGSPSPSAEGSTSSRPPRPARPPPPTPRKPAASPSSSSSSSPSELSEAPASDGSSQASASGGGAVTAAPATTATPRVNPISNAPLPPGWEQRVDQNGRVYYVDHIEKRTTWDRPEPLPTGWERRVDPMGRVYYVDHITRTTTWQRPTQESVRNYEEWQNQRSQLQGAMHQFNQRFIYGLQDQFAATSTKEFDPLGPLPHGWEKRTDTNGRVYFVHHPTRMTQWEDPRTQGLLNDKPLPEGWEMRFTVDHIPYFVDHNRKTTTYIDPRTGKSSFENGPQITYVRDFKAKVQYFRFWCQQLSMPQHIKITVSRKTLFEDSFQQIMSFHPQDLRRRLWIIFPGEEGLDYGGVAREWFFLLSHEVLNPMYCLFEYAGKDNYCLQINPASYINPDHLKYFKFIGRFIAMALFHGKFIDTGFSLPFYKRILNKPLALKDLESIDPEFYNSLIWIKDNNIEECGLEMFFSVDKEILGEVSTHELKPDGGNIPVTEDNKEEYIRLVAEWRLSRGVEEQTQAFFEGFNEVLPQQYLQYFDAKELEVMLCGMQEIDLVDWQRNTIYRHYARSSKQILWFWQFVKEMDNEKRMRLLQFVTGTCRLPVGGFADLMGSNGPQKFCIEKVGKENWLPRSHTCFNRLDLPPYKSYEQLKEKLMFAIEETEGFGQE from the exons ATGAAGGCACAATTACAAGTCACAG TGCTTTCAGCTAagctaaaggaaaacaaaaagaactggTTTGGTCCCAGTCCGTATGTTGAGGTAGCTGTGGATGGCCAGTCaaagagaacagaaaaatgcaacaacacccACAGTCCCAAATGGAAGCAGGCCCTCACTGT AATTGTGACTCCAGTCAGCAAACTCATCTTTCGTGTTTGGAGTCATCAGACACTGAAATCAGATATTCTACTGGGCATGGCCACTCTGGACATCGGCACGGTCCTCAAAGCCAATGATCTTAAAT TGTGTGAGGTGGTGCAGACGCTGCAGCTATCCTTTGACAGAGACCCTCAGGATATTGTAGGGGACCTCTCAATCTGTCTGGACGGCATGCAGGTTGACCCAGAAGCCTTTGCTCTGGCAGAGAGAGAGCAAG ctCCTCTTACAAATGGAAATGCAACACAAAATGGCAACACAAGCAACAG ATCAAGCCGGGACACGTCTCCATCCAGTGACTCAGATGACTGGGTCATTGTACCCAATGGTCTTACTGTCAGCGATAGAGGTTCTCCCTCTCCGTCTGCAGAGGGCTCCACTTCCTCGCGTCCTCCTAGGCCTGCCAGGCCACCTCCTCCTACGCCACGAAAACCTGCTGCCTCACCAA GCTCTTCCAGTAGTTCTTCCCCCAGTGAACTGAGTGAAGCCCCAGCTTCTGACGGCTCCTCTCAGGCATCTGCAAGCGGAG GTGGCGCTGTAACAGCAGCTCCAGCTACAACAGCTACTCCCAGAGTCAACCCCATTAGCAACGCACCGCTGCCACCAGG ATGGGAGCAAAGGGTAGACCAGAATGGAAGAGTGTATTATGTGGACCACATTGAGAAAAGGACAACCTGGGACAGACCTGAGCCTCTGCCTACAGG ctGGGAGCGGCGGGTCGACCCGATGGGTAGAGTATACTATGTTGACCACATAACACGAACCACAACATGGCAACGGCCCACTCAGGAGTCAGTCCGCAACTATGAGGAATGGCAGAACCAGCGCAGCCAGCTCCAGGGAGCAATGCACCAGTTTAACCAGAGGTTCATTTACGGG CTGCAGGATCAGTTTGCAGCCACATCCACTAAAGAATTCGACCCACTGGGACCGCTGCCACACGGCTGGg agaaGAGAACAGACACCAACGGCAGAGTATATTTTGTTCATCATCCAACTCGAATGACACAGTGGGAGGACCCGAGGACACAGGG TCTTCTGAACGACAAACCCCTGCCTGAAGGGTGGGAGATGAGGTTCACTGTGGACCACATCCCCTACTTTGTAGACCACAACCGGAAAACGACGACCTACATCGACCCTCGGACAGGGAAATCTTCCTT CGAGAATGGGCCACAGATCACCTATGTTCGGGATTTTAAAGCCAAAGTGCAATACTTCAGATTCTGGTGTCAG CAATTATCTATGCCTCAGCATATCAAGATTACCGTCTCCAGAAAAACTTTGTTTGAGGATTCATTTCAGCAG ATCATGAGTTTTCACCCACAAGATTTGAGGCGGAGACTGTGGATAATTTTCCCTGGAGAGGAGGGCTTGGACTATGGAGGCGTAGCCAG AGAATGGTTCTTCTTGCTCTCCCATGAAGTGCTAAATCCCATGTACTGTTTGTTCGAGTACGCTGGAAAGGACAACTACTGTCTTCAGATTAACCCTGCTTCTTATATCAATCCGGATCAtcttaaatactttaaattcaTTGGCCGCTTCATTGCCATG GCCTTGTTCCATGGAAAGTTTATTGACACGGGTTTCTCGCTGCCTTTCTACAAGCGCATTTTGAACAAACCACTGGCTCTTAAAGACTTGGAGTCCATTGACCCCGAATTTTATAATTCACTCATTTGGATCAA GGACAATAACATAGAGGAATGCGGTCTGGAGATGTTCTTCTCTGTTGATAAGGAGATCCTGGGAGAGGTCAGCACTCATGAGCTGAAACCAGATGGAGGAAACATTCCAGTTACTGAAGACAACAAGGAGGAATACATCAG GTTGGTGGCAGAGTGGAGGCTGTCCAGAGGGGTGGAGGAGCAGACCCAGGCATTCTTTGAGGGCTTCAATGAAGTTCTTCCTCAGCAGTACCTTCAGTACTTTGATGCAAAGGAGTTGGAG gtaaTGCTGTGTGGAATGCAGGAGATAGACCTGGTGGACTGGCAGAGAAACACAATTTATAGACATTATGCTAGGAGCAGCAAGCAGATCCTTTGGTTCTGGCAG tttgtgaAGGAGATGGACAACGAAAAACGAATGAGACTCCTGCAGTTTGTCACCGGCACCTGCCGTCTTCCTGTGGGTGGCTTTGCTGATTTGATGG GAAGCAATGGTCCACAAAAGTTTTGCATTGAGAAAGTGGGGAAAGAAAACTGGCTTCCACGAAGTCACACGTG cTTCAATCGTCTGGATCTCCCTCCTTATAAAAGCTATGAGCAGCTGAAGGAGAAACTTATGTTTGCCATTGAGGAAACGGAAGGATTTGGGCAGGAATAA
- the LOC102222761 gene encoding E3 ubiquitin-protein ligase Itchy-like isoform X1: MKAQLQVTVLSAKLKENKKNWFGPSPYVEVAVDGQSKRTEKCNNTHSPKWKQALTVIVTPVSKLIFRVWSHQTLKSDILLGMATLDIGTVLKANDLKLCEVVQTLQLSFDRDPQDIVGDLSICLDGMQVDPEAFALAEREQAPLTNGNATQNGNTSNRSSRDTSPSSDSDDWVIVPNGLTVSDRGSPSPSAEGSTSSRPPRPARPPPPTPRKPAASPSSSSSSSPSELSEAPASDGSSQASASGGSDQPDDTGARTATAVSSQTACAPKPGGAVTAAPATTATPRVNPISNAPLPPGWEQRVDQNGRVYYVDHIEKRTTWDRPEPLPTGWERRVDPMGRVYYVDHITRTTTWQRPTQESVRNYEEWQNQRSQLQGAMHQFNQRFIYGLQDQFAATSTKEFDPLGPLPHGWEKRTDTNGRVYFVHHPTRMTQWEDPRTQGLLNDKPLPEGWEMRFTVDHIPYFVDHNRKTTTYIDPRTGKSSFENGPQITYVRDFKAKVQYFRFWCQQLSMPQHIKITVSRKTLFEDSFQQIMSFHPQDLRRRLWIIFPGEEGLDYGGVAREWFFLLSHEVLNPMYCLFEYAGKDNYCLQINPASYINPDHLKYFKFIGRFIAMALFHGKFIDTGFSLPFYKRILNKPLALKDLESIDPEFYNSLIWIKDNNIEECGLEMFFSVDKEILGEVSTHELKPDGGNIPVTEDNKEEYIRLVAEWRLSRGVEEQTQAFFEGFNEVLPQQYLQYFDAKELEVMLCGMQEIDLVDWQRNTIYRHYARSSKQILWFWQFVKEMDNEKRMRLLQFVTGTCRLPVGGFADLMGSNGPQKFCIEKVGKENWLPRSHTCFNRLDLPPYKSYEQLKEKLMFAIEETEGFGQE, encoded by the exons ATGAAGGCACAATTACAAGTCACAG TGCTTTCAGCTAagctaaaggaaaacaaaaagaactggTTTGGTCCCAGTCCGTATGTTGAGGTAGCTGTGGATGGCCAGTCaaagagaacagaaaaatgcaacaacacccACAGTCCCAAATGGAAGCAGGCCCTCACTGT AATTGTGACTCCAGTCAGCAAACTCATCTTTCGTGTTTGGAGTCATCAGACACTGAAATCAGATATTCTACTGGGCATGGCCACTCTGGACATCGGCACGGTCCTCAAAGCCAATGATCTTAAAT TGTGTGAGGTGGTGCAGACGCTGCAGCTATCCTTTGACAGAGACCCTCAGGATATTGTAGGGGACCTCTCAATCTGTCTGGACGGCATGCAGGTTGACCCAGAAGCCTTTGCTCTGGCAGAGAGAGAGCAAG ctCCTCTTACAAATGGAAATGCAACACAAAATGGCAACACAAGCAACAG ATCAAGCCGGGACACGTCTCCATCCAGTGACTCAGATGACTGGGTCATTGTACCCAATGGTCTTACTGTCAGCGATAGAGGTTCTCCCTCTCCGTCTGCAGAGGGCTCCACTTCCTCGCGTCCTCCTAGGCCTGCCAGGCCACCTCCTCCTACGCCACGAAAACCTGCTGCCTCACCAA GCTCTTCCAGTAGTTCTTCCCCCAGTGAACTGAGTGAAGCCCCAGCTTCTGACGGCTCCTCTCAGGCATCTGCAAGCGGAGGTTCAGACCAACCCGATGACACAGGTGCACGAACAGCAACGGCTGTTTCCTCACAGACGGCTTGTGCTCCCAAACCAGGTGGCGCTGTAACAGCAGCTCCAGCTACAACAGCTACTCCCAGAGTCAACCCCATTAGCAACGCACCGCTGCCACCAGG ATGGGAGCAAAGGGTAGACCAGAATGGAAGAGTGTATTATGTGGACCACATTGAGAAAAGGACAACCTGGGACAGACCTGAGCCTCTGCCTACAGG ctGGGAGCGGCGGGTCGACCCGATGGGTAGAGTATACTATGTTGACCACATAACACGAACCACAACATGGCAACGGCCCACTCAGGAGTCAGTCCGCAACTATGAGGAATGGCAGAACCAGCGCAGCCAGCTCCAGGGAGCAATGCACCAGTTTAACCAGAGGTTCATTTACGGG CTGCAGGATCAGTTTGCAGCCACATCCACTAAAGAATTCGACCCACTGGGACCGCTGCCACACGGCTGGg agaaGAGAACAGACACCAACGGCAGAGTATATTTTGTTCATCATCCAACTCGAATGACACAGTGGGAGGACCCGAGGACACAGGG TCTTCTGAACGACAAACCCCTGCCTGAAGGGTGGGAGATGAGGTTCACTGTGGACCACATCCCCTACTTTGTAGACCACAACCGGAAAACGACGACCTACATCGACCCTCGGACAGGGAAATCTTCCTT CGAGAATGGGCCACAGATCACCTATGTTCGGGATTTTAAAGCCAAAGTGCAATACTTCAGATTCTGGTGTCAG CAATTATCTATGCCTCAGCATATCAAGATTACCGTCTCCAGAAAAACTTTGTTTGAGGATTCATTTCAGCAG ATCATGAGTTTTCACCCACAAGATTTGAGGCGGAGACTGTGGATAATTTTCCCTGGAGAGGAGGGCTTGGACTATGGAGGCGTAGCCAG AGAATGGTTCTTCTTGCTCTCCCATGAAGTGCTAAATCCCATGTACTGTTTGTTCGAGTACGCTGGAAAGGACAACTACTGTCTTCAGATTAACCCTGCTTCTTATATCAATCCGGATCAtcttaaatactttaaattcaTTGGCCGCTTCATTGCCATG GCCTTGTTCCATGGAAAGTTTATTGACACGGGTTTCTCGCTGCCTTTCTACAAGCGCATTTTGAACAAACCACTGGCTCTTAAAGACTTGGAGTCCATTGACCCCGAATTTTATAATTCACTCATTTGGATCAA GGACAATAACATAGAGGAATGCGGTCTGGAGATGTTCTTCTCTGTTGATAAGGAGATCCTGGGAGAGGTCAGCACTCATGAGCTGAAACCAGATGGAGGAAACATTCCAGTTACTGAAGACAACAAGGAGGAATACATCAG GTTGGTGGCAGAGTGGAGGCTGTCCAGAGGGGTGGAGGAGCAGACCCAGGCATTCTTTGAGGGCTTCAATGAAGTTCTTCCTCAGCAGTACCTTCAGTACTTTGATGCAAAGGAGTTGGAG gtaaTGCTGTGTGGAATGCAGGAGATAGACCTGGTGGACTGGCAGAGAAACACAATTTATAGACATTATGCTAGGAGCAGCAAGCAGATCCTTTGGTTCTGGCAG tttgtgaAGGAGATGGACAACGAAAAACGAATGAGACTCCTGCAGTTTGTCACCGGCACCTGCCGTCTTCCTGTGGGTGGCTTTGCTGATTTGATGG GAAGCAATGGTCCACAAAAGTTTTGCATTGAGAAAGTGGGGAAAGAAAACTGGCTTCCACGAAGTCACACGTG cTTCAATCGTCTGGATCTCCCTCCTTATAAAAGCTATGAGCAGCTGAAGGAGAAACTTATGTTTGCCATTGAGGAAACGGAAGGATTTGGGCAGGAATAA
- the pxmp4 gene encoding peroxisomal membrane protein 4 has translation MSRNLYLCPLSVRLKVMADPDLIRTVLYTINNLLQQEKYKAALAVVKGFRNGAVYGAKIRAPHALVMTFLFRSGSLKDKLRAILKATYTHSRNLACFVFTYKGLQVLQQKIQGKSLQSHSFLAACVGGWLVFGDNNNINSQINMYLLSRILFALSRLAVEKGFIPAPKQDPFPLFATLVWGIVLWLFEYYPHTLQPSLQSSMNYLYHDSNVWHDISDFLVYNKPRIAGS, from the exons ATGAGTCGCAACCTTTATTTGTGTCCCCTCTCGGTTCGATTGAAAGTCATGGCAGATCCTGACCTGATAAGAACTGTCCTGTACACGATCAATAACCTTTTACAACAGGAGAAATACAAAGCCGCCTTGGCTGTTGTGAAGGGATTCAGGAACGGAGCTGT gtATGGAGCAAAGATCAGAGCACCACATGCCCTGGTCATGACATTTCTGTTTAGAAGTGGCAG TTTAAAAGACAAACTTCGAGCCATTTTGAAAGCCACATACACCCACTCCAGGAACCTGGCCTGCTTTGTGTTCACATACAAAGGACTGCAAGTCTTACAGCAGAAGATCCAAGGAAAGAGTCTCCAGTCCCACTCCTTCCTCGCTGCCTGTGTTGGAGGATGGCTGGTGTTTGGAGACAACAACAATATTAACAGTCAG ATCAACATGTACCTGCTGTCCAGAATCCTATTCGCCTTATCTCGACTGGCTGTCGAAAAAGGATTCATCCCTGCGCCCAAACAAGACCCTTTCCCACTCTTTGCCACGCTGGTGTGGGGAATCGTGTTGTGGTTGTTTGAGTATTACCCCCACACCCTTCAACCCTCCCTTCAGTCCTCCATGAATTATCTTTATCATGACAGCAATGTGTGGCATGACATCTCAGACTTCCTTGTTTATAATAAGCCAAGGATTGCTGGATCTTAG
- the LOC102223020 gene encoding protein-glutamine gamma-glutamyltransferase 5-like, translated as MEDFGIQHVNLELSENLERHRTDGFRNSKGLVVRRGTPFNISVKLKGRLFNPQTDSLRIKVTLGRLYAVMPVTFSEKHPSTRWNAYIDPSNLNHQELSITVSSPASAPVGCYKFQLYVFTQDVRKSFVVGDFILLCNPWCSEDAAYIPFEDQREEYVLSDSGLLFMGTPNNIVSRPWSFDLYEPGVLEACLDLLKVSPQHQTNRKKDYMNRSNPVYISRVVSAMINSEDDRGVLKGKWTGDFKQGVSPSKWTGSGDILRLWVKSGYSPVKYGQCWVFAAVMCTVMRVLGIPCRVVTNYNSAHDTNANLVIEEYYSETGQKLNRSNDSIWNFHVWVECWMSRSDLGPEMDGWQVLDPTPQERSGGVFCCGPAPVKGIKNQRTDLIYDIPFVYAEVNADVHTIILSSHDQVVGFSKDTEKIGSLICTKAIGYPRVQNITGDYKWIKSPTSTLSSKSSTISNDSTLRRATASKGVMVFLTLAKHPVAGEPVVCLVKIMNKQKIPKMMKVHLNAQAKEYNHSPSETFWDKHGVIQLAPMEVKVIQEHILPAQYEHVEGDNLINLAVVLEDMSTSERVLASEEFNIASSGLTIQVAEENAIVPNKELTAFVTFTNPFSHPVSGLLTVAGAGLIAGKEQFRMPSLRPGGKATQSITLNPSMAGEKMLQASLSLSDTSITIRSFKMVSVNSN; from the exons ATGGAAG ACTTTGGCATTCAGCATGTCAACCTGGAACTGTCTGAAAACCTGGAGCGACACAGGACGGATGGCTTCAGAAACTCTAAAGGACTGGTGGTGCGAAGAGGGACCCCATTTAATATCAGCGTCAAGCTAAAGGGTCGACTCTTCAACCCCCAGACGGATTCTCTGAGGATTAAAGTTACACTAG gTCGTCTTTACGCAGTGATGCCAGTCACTTTCTCCGAAAAGCACCCATCCACCCGCTGGAACGCCTACATCGACCCAAGCAACCTGAACCACCAGGAACTCTCCATCACCGTCTCCTCTCCTGCTTCTGCCCCAGTGGGATGCTACAAATTTCAGCTGTATGTGTTCACTCAAGATGTCCGGAAGAGTTTTGTGGTGGGAGATTTCATCCTACTCTGCAACCCTTGGTGCTCTG aggATGCAGCTTATATTCCATTTGAGGACCAGAGGGAGGAATATGTCCTGAGTGACTCTGGATTGCTCTTTATGGGGACCCCAAACAACATTGTCTCAAGACCCTGGTCCTTTGATCTG TATGAGCCTGGGGTTTTGGAAGCTTGCCTGGATCTGCTCAAAGTCAGCCCCCAGcatcaaacaaacagaaagaaggACTACATGAACAGATCCAACCCTGTCTACATCAGCCGCGTTGTTTCTGCCATG ATTAACTCTGAGGATGATCGTGGTGTGCTGAAAGGGAAATGGACTGGCGACTTCAAACAGGGTGTCAGTCCCTCAAAGTGGACAGGAAGTGGGGACATCTTGAGACTGTGGGTTAAGTCTGGTTACAGTCCAGTCAAGTACGGACAGTGCTGGGTGTTTGCAGCAGTCATGTGCACAG TCATGAGAGTTCTCGGCATTCCTTGCCGTGTCGTCACAAACTACAACTCCGCTCACGACACCAATGCCAACCTGGTGATTGAAGAGTACTACAGCGAAACAGGACAGAAGCTGAACCGCAGCAATGACAGCATATG GAACTTTCACGTGTGGGTGGAGTGCTGGATGAGTCGCAGTGATCTTGGGCCAGAGATGGATGGCTGGCAAGTTCTTGACCCAACCCCACAGGAAAGGAGTGGAG GAGTGTTTTGCTGCGGACCAGCTCCAGTCAAAGGAATCAAGAATCAGCGTACAGACCTGATTTATGACATCCCATTTGTCTATGCTGAAGTGAACGCTGATGTGCACACGATCATCTTGTCCAGTCATGACCAGGTGGTCGGCTTCAGCAAAGACACAGAGAAAATTGGATCCCTAATCTGCACAAAAGCCATCGGCTATCCTAGAGTGCAGAACATCACAGGAGACTACAAATGGATAAAAA GTCCTACATCAACACTTTCATCAAAAAGCTCCACAATTTCAAATGACTCAACCCTACGCAGAG cTACTGCATCCAAGGGAGTGATGGTCTTCTTGACACTGGCTAAACATCCTGTTGCGGGGGAACCTGTCGTCTGCCTGGTGAAAATTATGAACAAGCAGAAAATACCCAAGATGATGAAAGTACATTTGAATGCTCAGGCAAAAGAGTACAACCACAGCCCCTCCGAAACCTTCTGGGACAAACACGGTGTCATCCAGCTGGCACCAATGGAAG TTAAAGTCATCCAGGAGCATATCCTTCCAGCGCAGTATGAACACGTTGAGGGAGACAACCTCATCAACCTGGCAGTTGTCCTGGAGGACATGTCCACCAGTGAACGGGTGCTTGCCTCTGAGGAGTTCAACATTGCCAGCTCAGGCCTCACTATCCAG GTTGCAGAGGAAAACGCCATTGTGCCAAACAAAGAGCTCACTGCCTTCGTGACTTTCACCAACCCGTTTTCTCACCCAGTCAGTGGATTATTGACTGTAGCTGGGGCCGGGCTAATTGCTGGCAAAGAGCAGTTCAG GATGCCCTCACTTCGTCCAGGAGGAAAAGCAACCCAGTCCATAACCTTAAACCCAAGCATGGCAGGTGAAAAGATGCTGCAAGCCAGTTTGTCGCTTTCAGACACTAGCATCACAATCAGAAGCTTCAAGATGGTCTCTGTAAACAGTAATTAG